The nucleotide window TGAGGTGAGAGCAGAAATAACACGATCAAtgggtaaaaagaaaaaaaaaaacatagggCAAGGGCAGATGGAGAGAAGACGAGAGAGAGGCAGCAACTAAATACGAAGAAAAACCAGAGTGGACGAGTGACAGTGGAAGAGGAGAGTGAAAGCATTCAACAGTTACGCTGAAGCACTTGTGTGCGCTTGCCTCAGCTTGTGATTTTacactgctgtgctgtttgtgaCCTCTTCACTCTCTGACTTCTGTTTTGCCCCTTAACCAGCAAATCCAATACAATACACAAGGCCTTTTACGCTATCTACTGACGTCTATTCTTCAGGATtccacatcaaaacaaaacagaaaacaggaaaatgctgtgtgcatgctgtgtttgtgctggccTGAGGACAGGCTATGGGTTTCCACTGATATGGCAAAACATTACACAAAACTAATTTTAGAATTCATAGTGGAATGAGTAAAGGTTTACCTGTGTTCCATCTAGCGGGTCTTTCTGAACAAAGGCCTGGACAAACTCCTCTGGACCAATATGACTCAAATGttcctggaaaacacacacacacaacacacaaagagagggagagagataccCCACACACAGATGGGGGGTAGTCCCATTAATAATTCTTTCATTTCAGTAATGGAAGGCAATCAATAAAGGGAAGTAATGACTCATTGACGTGACTCAGTGGAATCATATTTCCTCAAAGTGACACTTGAGACAATATTCGCTTCTATTAAAAGACAACTATGTAGTCACATACATGTGCAAATCAAAATGACTCATTAGACCCTCCTCAACTCGTGATATAATCCAAAAACAATgttgcacacagacacacaatacacaaacacacagtttagtTTAATAGAAAGCAGAACGTCAAATAGTTTTAAATCAGAATTAGCATGTGCTAAACCTACAATAGCTATATTAAAGTGCAGTATATGTGCACTGTACATGCCTTTcagtcttcctctgtgtgtgtgtgtgtgtgtgtgtgtgtgtgtgtgtgcgtgtgtgtgtgcgccagAGTGTGAAGCTGTCAGGTCACATATATCCACACTGGTTTTATCCCCTTTGTTTGAAGCCCCAGGCACATCACTGACTTCTGGGGTGATGTCACCACTCAGACAAGGGTACAAGCTTActcaggcacacatacacacacacagacacacacacatacagaaacagtACCACCCCCAGATACACGTGCCCACATCAAGACACACATGAATAGACTGAAGGCACCATGCATGCAATGTGAGGGACACTGCAGAGATCCTTTTGTTCATGTATGTTTCGTTGCATTATTCCCTTTGTTCTTATTTCTGGTACACTGGGTGGGGAGCAGTTAGGAATAGCTGATGAGTGATAATCAAGGTTATACTTCAGCAATCTTCAAAATGCTACAAGATCAGTGTTAAATGCTTCTGCCAGTTTTAGTTTGCTATCATACCTCCtactgtttttcctttgttcTTTCAGAGTTTCATTTCTATCACCCTCATATCTGTTTCtactccctccatctcctcctttgATGTCTCTTATCCCATGCTTACGTCCTTGCCATAGACTAAATCTCCACCCGTGCTTCACCATCCTTAGCCCCCCCCCTTCCCAATCaaacatcctctcctcctcgtccATCCTTGTTACTATCTCCTACCCTGACCTCTGTCTAACCCACGCGTCAccgcccccctcctctcctcaccagCTCCACGTGGGTGAGCTGCTGTGCCAGTGTGTACGGGTCGTTGCAGATGGAGAGCATGTCCTTCTGGATGGGCGGAGGCTTGGTCTTGAAGGCCACCAGCTtgtcagagatggaggaggCATTGAGGGAGACCTTGACGATGCTCTCTTCCCCCTGGCTCATCAGGGCCAGCCTCTGGCTGAGCTTCTGCAGCACTTGGTTCAGGGTTTTCCAGTACGcctgcagaggagagcagaggggaggggaagggaaaagagaagaggtgCTGTCAATGATGActttaatgaataatttattaATGCTTGATAGATCAGTAATAGGCATAAATCAAACACACTTCCGGGTTGCCAGGTTGAGAGCCAATATATAAGTGCTCAATTCTCCTCCAAAGTATCCTTACTTTGTCATAAATATCAGTTAGTCAACAACACATTGTTATTGGCAAGGATGCAGTCCTCTACCAGAAATCCAACCAATATCACTCATGatttattaaatgaattacaaaaaaagaaaagaaaagtaagaaCAACTTGACCAGCAGAGATCAGAAAATATTTCCCATGAAGTTATCCTTCAAGTCAGTGTTGGTTCACCACTTAGCAACCCAAAGGTTAgctgtatttattcattagtTATAGTGAACTAACAATAAACAATCTTACTGcacataaaatacatataacAATGCATTTGTGCAATAACATGTCCCATGGAAATCTAAGTAGACTGTATAAACTGTCTCAATATGTGTTTGAGGTATTTCTATTTGATGCTACTTTATGCTTTAACTCCACTATATCTCAATGTGAAATATTGAACATTTAATTCACTCAATTTATCTCACAGCTATGCTAagtagttactttgcagattcataTTTTATACAAAACATCATCAGCCTCTATAATATGATGATTTGTTGACTAAAGTGCCCTCCAATATATACAGTAGAACAAGTACCTCGACCAACGAGAAtggtaaaatgctgcttacacttCAAAGCATCTGTATAATAACCAAATAATGTAACAGCATAAAACTCAGTCCTGGACCAAACTGCAtactgagtacttttacttttgctaCTATAAGTTCATTTTACCAATAATACTTATGTACTTTTGCTTAAGCACAAATCTAAATTTACTCTGGTATTGACACTTGATAGTGTCATAGCTTTAGCCGGATGTCTTTGTTTAGCTGTATGTCTGAAACATCCATCCTGTAAACTTGCCCTATGCACTGTGTGTGAGCATTTAAGAGCTATTGGGAATGAATACATTACTGGCAATTTATAAACTCTTTATATGTGTAAATCAGTACTTCATTAACTACATCACTGTGAGGCTGGTTGCTGAAAACCTTTAATCTCTAAAAcattaagatttaaaaacaacGTCTTTATTTTTAGCACAAAGGCAGTGCATTCTGACACTATCTAATGGCGTTTGAGAGGATTTAATGAACTCAAGAGTTAAGAGTACAACACGTTTTCAAATTTTTCACACAACAGCGGCGATGTGCACTGTGTCCaggaatgtgtgtttctgtgcccCTCCCTGCAGATGACTGGTCACAGAGGCTGTGAGGTCAGTCTGTCTCACAAATGACCCAGAGCCACGGCTcccacatgtatgcacacacacatgcacacatacacacacacatgctgtagaCAGCCAGCTGCAAATAGCAGCACATTCATCACCACCTGCCCTTCCcttcttcctgtcctctcttcacctccctCCATATTTTCTAGTCTTCCACTGACTCCATCATCCCCcttctccaccttctcctctgCACTCTGTGCCCCTGTATCCCATCCCCCCATTTTGTCCatccatctccctccctctattTTCCCTGGAGGCTGCAGATAGAGCCACTCCTCTAAtatccttccttcctctctctcctctcctgtaaTGTAAGATTGTGTAACGCCGAGCTGTGGCTGATCACCCTACACTGACACTCTGACATCACCCCACACCACAGTGGTAGTGATGATAATTGAATTTTGTTCCCCATCAGAGCATTTCTCACTGCAGCTATGGCTTATAAGGGCTATAATGGCCGCAACAACAGTGTGGCTCAAAATCACAAATTGCCACCCTGTAGAAACCGATATTACTGATGTTATTCTTTTTGAAGACATAGCATCCTTCCAACActggaagaagaaaataatttctgtCTTTGGTGAAGCTGACTGGTCTGTCTGACATTAATATGAATACAGTTCCATGTCATTAGTGTACCTCATCACATGGAGCTATCCTGTGGATGATGTCTTTGAGGTGCCCGACCATCTTATCATCCCTGAAGTCGGATGGAAATGTCTCTGTCCATtctgtcagcagctgcaggatCTTGGGACCAAACTTGCGCACTTTTGCCTGTATTTGAAGAAGCAAAAGAGGTTTACCACAGTCTGGATTTGTGACTCtatcagcaaaacaaaacactaagtCAGCAGTTTGTCAATTTGTCAAACAAACTGAGTGGTTATTGCTTACATGCGGAACAcaagcatgtctgtgtgttcattcTGTACCTGCCTGTGTTCCTGTTTATTAGCTTGTAGGTCTGCGTACAAGagttatgtgtttgtgtgtggtgcagTGCTGACCGTATCGAGTGGGCTCtgatccagctgctgctgtttgatgcaCAGCTCACACACCCTGGCCAGCAGCTCCGGAGGAGCAATGAACAGACGAGCACTCAGCAAGAAGGTAAACACATAGGCTTTCTGTCAAAGGACAGAAGGAGACATTCGTTAAGACACAGCTGCTGCATCAATAAAACACTGTGGCTTTCTGTAATTAAAGGCAGCGGAACAGCACTTTAAACAGAGACATGGGGCTAATAATCTAATTGGCACTACTATCATTACAACTATAAACTGAAATGGACTTTCTGATGGGAATAATGAACAGTAGAGTAACAGTGGTACATTTTCTGTTTACCTCAGGGTAGTAATCGGCAGTGGGCACCAGATTCTGGATAAGAGTGTCCAGGGAGGCAGAAGTGATCGGGGGCCCGTCGGCCAGGCAGGCCCCAGGCCCTGGGCCCTCTTGTggggcctcctcctcctccccaggcTCAGCACAGGCCAGATGAGGGCTGAAGCCACTGGGAGTGGTGAACATGGTGCCTGAGCACACAGTCTGGGGCATTCCTGTCTAAAATACAAATGGAACAGAAAAAATACTGTCAGCAGTATATAGACagaatgaggaagaggaagatgtttGGGTTTTCTGAAATAGAGACTAAATGCatattttctctcactgtgtctctggATATAGTGGTAGTAGTGATATGGGACGGAGGCCTAAGAATGGCTCACTAAAAAGATCTCTGACATACTGTCACCTGTAAGATGTTATGTTCATGACAAATAGAAAGTCCATGAGGGCTTGTATGTGCATGACACAATAAACAATACAAGTAAATAACCAGCAAACTAAGACATCATTCAGTCTTTCCCAATCTCACTGCAGCTGATCTACTAGGCCTCTATTTTAGCCTGGATTAACAcacttctctgcctcttttttctAGCCTAAATTCTCTAACATACTtattctccctcttttctcagTCTTCTGTTAACCGTCCCAGTGTATCATCTCCTATTCACTCTCATTCTTCACAGCAACGCACTCCTTTCCAACAGATGACCCGCTGCTGTTGTTGGGGGATACGGaacaccccccacacccccgcTAACAGCTGCCCCCGTCTCCCACATCgacaagacagaggagagaattAAAATGTGGGTCACCCAGTCGCCGTGGAGACTGTTGCTGCCCGAAAGCGATCGTGTGTCCTCTATCTTTCCCTTTAAGAAAGCTTTGGGTTGCCCATTTTAAAAATTTCTTCCCTCAATGGACCAACAATGCAGCTGTAGTGGAAAGGAGCACTTACTGTGCTATACACGCTAGAGTAGAGATACTACGGAAACAGAGAGTACTGTGATCCCCAGGGAGCAATTATCACCATCACTTATCATCACCTTAATGTCATCTGTATGTAACTGATAAACCAGAGAGACCCCTCCTTcattaaaaagttttaaagacTCCCAGTCTTGCTGACCAAACCTGGTGACTACTTCTACCTGAAACATTTGTCATCACCAAGGGCAACTGCATTCTCTGCGTGCCTTCAGGCATGTTCAGTGGCACAAAACCCATCTGCCAGCAGGAGTCACAAGAAAGGCCGCAAACCCACATGCTAACAGTGAGACCTTGAGCAACACCCAGGAAGTTATCTCTTATGTAAACATGCTATAttcttcctgctgtttgttgctCAGACAACAGCCAACGCTGGGGCAAAATGagtacacacaaatatacactcCAGCTTTCCTAGAATTACAGACCAGAGCACACCAAAAACTGATGCCATTTCGGAGCAGTTAAGAGTTGAAAGAAAATCTGAGAACTGGCAGTGCCATGACATGTACCACACCAGCTATCATCCTAGATCACTGGAGGAAACTTAGGAATGAGCTGGGGTTTGCTGCATTCGTTTCATCCTCTAGTGACCTTCAGGCGccaccatcaccatcaacaAAGCCCCACACCCCGCCTGTCAGCCACCTCGATGAACCAGTGCCTCTAGTCCTTGGGGTGAAAGGTCGAGCACACACAGCCGCCATGCAGGGAAGAAGCTCATGTCTCAAGTTTCCTGTGTGCCAGGTTCAGTTTCCCTTTGTTCTCCATGTTCTCCCTACACATGAGCATTTATTCATGTGCCTGCACACACctagacacaaatacacatagaCAGGCACACAAAAGGCTGGGGGATGGGGAGACGGTCTTTCTGCAAAGGCGTTTTTACAGCCTTCCTTCCTACTTACACCACCACTGACACCCACAGCCACATCTCTCAGAATATATGTTGTGGTTAAAGGGGGCCCGGCATCTTCT belongs to Lates calcarifer isolate ASB-BC8 linkage group LG8, TLL_Latcal_v3, whole genome shotgun sequence and includes:
- the LOC108899197 gene encoding ras-GEF domain-containing family member 1C codes for the protein MPQTVCSGTMFTTPSGFSPHLACAEPGEEEEAPQEGPGPGACLADGPPITSASLDTLIQNLVPTADYYPEKAYVFTFLLSARLFIAPPELLARVCELCIKQQQLDQSPLDTAKVRKFGPKILQLLTEWTETFPSDFRDDKMVGHLKDIIHRIAPCDEAYWKTLNQVLQKLSQRLALMSQGEESIVKVSLNASSISDKLVAFKTKPPPIQKDMLSICNDPYTLAQQLTHVELEHLSHIGPEEFVQAFVQKDPLDGTQPCFSDQKKKTTNLEAYVRWFNRLCYLVATEICMPAKKKQRAQVIEFFIDVARECFNIGNFNSLMAIISGMNMSPVSRLKKTWGKAKTAKFFILEHQMDPTGNFYNYRTALRGAAHRSRTANSNRERIVIPFFSLLIKDIYFLNEGCANRLPNGHVNFEKFVELARQVGEFMTWKQVECPFEEDRAILHYLHTAPIFSEDGLYLASYESESPENQVEKDRWKALRSNVLGKT